One genomic window of Glycine soja cultivar W05 chromosome 9, ASM419377v2, whole genome shotgun sequence includes the following:
- the LOC114368635 gene encoding protein PPLZ12-like — MGNTFCFFCGCVAQSSVGVVEQWGRFHRLAQPGFHFFNPLAGECLSGILSTRISSLDVRIETKTKDNVFVQLLCSIQYRVIKENADDAFYELQNPQEQIQAYVFDVTRAIVPRMNLDELFEQKGEVAKAVLEELEKVMGEYGYSIEHILMVDIIPDPAVRKAMNEINAAQRMQLASEYKGEAEKVLLVKKAEAEAEAKYLGGVGVARQRQAITDGLRENILNFSHKVEGTNAKEVMDLIMITQYFDTIKDLGNSSKNTTVFIPHGPGHVRDIGEQIRNGLMEAASAQVNVEE; from the exons ATGGGGAACACGTTCTGCTTCTTCTGTGGTTGCGTTGCTCAATCCAGCGTCGGCGTGGTCGAGCAGTGGGGTCGCTTCCACCGCCTCGCCCAACCGGGCTTCCACTTTTTCAACCCTCTCGCCGGCGAATGCCTCTCCGGTATCCTCTCCACCAGGATCTCCTCCCTCGACGTCCGCATCGAAACCAAAACCAAG GACAATGTTTTTGTGCAGTTGCTGTGTTCGATTCAATACCGAGTGATTAAGGAAAACGCTGATGATGCTTTCTATGAGTTGCAAAACCCTCAGGAGCAGATCCAGGCTTATGTTTTTGATG TGACTCGTGCTATTGTTCCTAGAATGAACTTGGATGAACTCTTTGAGCAGAAGGGTGAGGTTGCCAAAGCTGTCTTGGAGGAACTTGAAAAG GTGATGGGAGAGTATGGCTATAGTATAGAGCACATACTCATGGTTGATATTATACCTGATCCTGCTGTGCGTAAGGCAATGAATGAGATCAATGCCG cTCAAAGGATGCAACTTGCTAGTGAGTACAAAGGAGAAGCTGAAAAGGTGTTGCTAGTTAAAAAAGCAGAGGCTGAAGCTGAAGCCAAGTATTTGGGTGGGGTTGGTGTAGCCAGGCAGCGGCAAGCTATAACAGATGGTTTGAGAGAGAACATCCTCAATTTCTCTCACAAGGTAGAAGGCACTAATGCTAAGGAGGTGATGGATCTTATCATGATTACTCAGTACTTTGACACAATCAAAGACCTTGGGAACTCATCAAAGAATACCACTGTTTTTATACCCCATGGTCCTGGCCACGTTAGGGATATTGGTGAGCAGATACGCAATGGACTGATGGAAGCAGCCAGTGCTCAAGTAAATGTAGAGGAGTGA